The following proteins are encoded in a genomic region of Phaeodactylum tricornutum CCAP 1055/1 chromosome 1, whole genome shotgun sequence:
- a CDS encoding predicted protein: MRWFRRFRTDGAAAPPLLLVVCAVAVVGLFPGHGTEAFSRRASTGTTGGTTRMMPLPYLREQRTPRLVRLREKNTRRRANNNDGNDTSSVTNSNVSPVETGTAVTNESFVPAPPFEPFISTEIVYDGVTGLALLSENCTESIPDTASAIQTQLVTYQYQFLLNRSSLDQTNDTLSKAVDVVVNDLELALQGILADSFLTCGFDLGACSAHPQCTNLTAACCPTSDGVFLTCCELLLLRPYPFEVTRLSSAPFDRIAEICASPDDDALDCYSVDGALSVDFFYLDGDERSLQQLDTIEDSNVAAAFLESLQAAFADENLLQDDSVQTVVFMGLGNSNGVEGGNGQGGDGNVPTEEPDTDRDASNNVDTEIDANVDAGNDAEEIPDVDAITTGDTDAEMDTDANADNEATETDLGANTGADQNANGDQGGVSGIASETTTDNGKTLTIVTSSVAVAVVAACLIILAIFAGRRRQRKQAHCQQLEDYGDNFFPDSIGQDLNLTSSTSLSRSAHTRPGNRGGMEQPENDGLIVLSDLHMAESVDGESFDFPRYSEKQDAVQPVYVSSTQARPVKPNSSFAEFQKREYISEDTVIL; this comes from the exons ATGCGTTGGTTCCGACGCTTCCGTACGGATGGTGCTGCTGCACCTCCACTACTACTCGTCGTATGTGCCGTGGCCGTGGTGGGGTTGTTCCCGGGACACGGCACGGAAGCCTTCTCACGGAGGGCATCCACTGGTACTACTGGTGGGACCACACGCATGATGCCCCTACCGTATCTCCGCGAGCAGCGCACACCACGGCTAGTGCGCTTGCGGGAGAAGAATACGCGCCGAAGAGCCAACAATAACGACGGCAACGATACTAGCAGCGTCACCAATAGCAACGTTTCACCGGTAGAAACCGGTACCGCCGTCACCAACGAGTCTTTCGTACCCGCACCACCCTTCGAACCCTTCATCAGTACCGAAATCGTTTACGATGGTGTCACGGGGTTGGCGTTGCTCAGCGAAAACTGCACCGAGTCCATTCCCGATACCGCCTCTGCTATACAAACGCAATTGGTCACGTACCAGTACCAGTTCCTTCTCAACCGTAGCAGTCTCGACCAGACCAACGACACTCTCTCCAAAGCcgttgacgttgtcgtcAACGACCTCGAACTGGCGTTGCAAGGAATACTGGCTGACTCCTTTCTGACCTGTGGCTTTGATCTGGGTGCTTGCTCCGCGCACCCGCAGTGTACCAACTTGACCGCGGCCTGCTGTCCAACATCCGACGGAGTCTTCCTCACCTGCTGTGAACTCTTGTTGCTCCGG CCCTATCCGTTCGAAGTGACCCGGTTGTCCTCCGCTCCGTTCGATCGAATCGCTGAAATCTGCGCCTCtcccgacgacgacgccctGGATTGCTACAGCGTGGACGGAGCGCTCTCGGTCGACTTCTTTTACTTGGACGGCGATGAACGCTCGCTCCAGCAACTAGACACGATTGAAGATTCCAACGTGGCCGCTGCCTTTTTAGAAAGCCTGCAAGCAGcctttgccgacgaaaacTTGCTCCAAGACGATAGCGTCCAAACCGTCGTCTTTATGGGACTCGGCAACAGTAACGGTGTGGAAGGTGGTAACGGTCAAGGAGGTGACGGTAACGTTCCTACAGAAGAACCGGACACGGACAGAGATGCCAGCAACAATGTCGACACGGAGATTGACGCAAATGTCGATGCAGGGAATGATGCGGAGGAAATTCCGGATGTCGATGCCATCACCACCGGTGACACGGATGCAGAGATGGACACGGATGCCAATGCGGATAACGAGGCGACCGAGACCGATCTAGGGGCAAATACGGGTGCCGACCAGAACGCCAACGGGGATCAGGGTGGTGTGTCCGGTATCGCCTCCGAGACGACCACCGACAACGGCAAAACTTTGACGATTGTTACGAGTTCCGTTGCGGTGGCGGTAGTCGCAGCTTGCTTGATCATTTTGGCAATCTTTGCGGGACGACGCCGCCAGCGCAAGCAGGCTCACTGCCAACAACTCGAAGACTATGGTGACAATTTCTTTCCCGATTCGATTGGACAGGATCTCAACTTGACGTCCAGTACGTCACTGTCTCGGAGCGCGCACACCAGACCAGGGAATCGGGGTGGAATGGAGCAGCCCGAGAATGACGGACTCATCGTTTTGAGCGATTTGCACATGGCGGAAAGCGTCGACGGGGAAAGCTTTGATTTCCCCAGGTACTCTGAAAAGCAGGACGCCGTTCAACCCGTGTACGTGTCCTCCACGCAGGCTCGTCCAGTCAAACCCAATTCATCGTTTGCTGAGTTTCAAAAACGCGAGTATATCTCCGAGGATACGGTAATACTATAG
- a CDS encoding predicted protein: MTKQSSTLARLLLLLALWCDPTYGQNDCALSFWLFPSQQDCRLRSGDPSAIETFVADDVCRVMSNPSPFLLGRYTASCVSSDTVRISQSGCTRSDCSSTSGGSVCDRDLTSVSSFYSLLSTPEYNVQDPATQSGTYQCFTLRGDSEAVTFAIFGDCGACLGDGGEPMESSPSLAPVVMPVVMPTNPPTPTGQASVAPVGMPTPRPTAVPVANPVSAPINTPSSSPVGTMPDPTMAPFGMTPRPTASPVASPTRAPTFAETEEPTEDDTPVGMSIPPTGTTLPPTGSTPPPSVGGMNTSAPPTSSVSIPDTPTEIPNMTVSTPPVATTPTPLPTPQGTSSDLVGLVMLLTNTNGVLGESSTIAWESATAAHITNTLAREAPLSKATVEVDVVSQTRMSPNSSLNGVRRVQEVDELRPLRVAFDVVVRFLATTSAPNDAEAATLLGEAFNSQEDRELYINRLRATDNTAFESLDRIQVLVDGFTPAEEGFQGSNDSGGSSMGIIIGAAVGGIAILVIAALAAFFVFRNRDNQNDRVNKRLSDDDEHMQNDARELYSPPTESASPLGAANEISVDRQDDVSTLGDSILAGMAVLQDGEDERTASIDGGYDYAQEQFRGDGPLSVSRGENSTMLSSYPSVGQMGGPSLIEDDASFEELYGDVDDTSHPDRFEVDVPPGKLGMVVDTPNYGIPQVHAIKEDSVLVGRVKVGDRLMHVDLIDVTRMSAIEVSNLIHKKSKSARVLGFARKASPSNDPYALS, translated from the coding sequence ATGACGAAACAGTCTTCAACACTCGCTCGTCTATTGCTCTTACTCGCGCTGTGGTGCGATCCCACGTACGGTCAGAACGACTGTGCTCTGTCCTTTTGGTTGTTCCCTTCACAGCAGGACTGTCGACTCCGCTCGGGCGATCCGTCCGCCATCGAAACCTTCGTTGCCGACGACGTTTGTCGTGTGATGAGTAACCCATCTCCATTCTTGTTGGGGCGCTACACGGCGAGTTGCGTCTCCTCGGACACCGTGCGGATATCGCAGTCCGGCTGTACCCGATCGGACTGTTCGAGCACGTCAGGTGGCAGCGTTTGCGATCGCGACCTCACCAGCGTTTCCTCCTTTTACTCGCTTCTCAGTACGCCTGAGTACAACGTTCAGGACCCCGCGACACAATCCGGAACTTACCAGTGCTTTACGCTTCGCGGAGATTCGGAAGCCGTGaccttcgccatttttgGAGATTGCGGCGCGTGTTTAGGGGACGGAGGCGAACCCATGGAATCGTCACCATCCCTCGCCCCCGTGGTCATGCCCGTAGTCATGCCGACCAATCCACCAACACCGACAGGACAAGCGTCGGTGGCCCCCGTAGGCATGCCGACGCCTCGCCCGACGGCAGTTCCCGTAGCCAACCCAGTGAGTGCCCCCATCAACACTCCCAGTTCAAGCCCTGTCGGGACCATGCCAGATCCAACGATGGCACCTTTCGGGATGACCCCGCGACCGACGGCTTCACCGGTCGCATCACCCACGCGAGCTCCGACGTTcgccgaaacggaagaacCGACGGAAGATGACACACCGGTCGGCATGTCGATTCCGCCGACAGGTACAACCCTACCACCGACCGGATCGACACCACCGCCATCCGTTGGTGGGATGAATACATCGGCACCTCCGACCTCGAGTGTTTCGATCCCCGACACTCCTACAGAGATTCCAAATATGACTGTTTCAACTCCACCGGTCGCGACTACTCCCACTCCATTACCTACCCCTCAAGGAACCAGCAGCGACTTGGTCGGACTTGTCATGCTGTTGACCAATACGAACGGCGTCCTGGGGGAAAGCTCCACGATAGCCTGGGAATCCGCCACTGCTGCTCACATCACCAACACGCTTGCGAGAGAGGCCCCCCTCTCCAAGGCCACGGTGGAGGTTGATGTTGTTAGCCAAACCCGAATGTCGCCCAACTCGTCGCTCAACGGTGTCCGTCGAGTCCAAGAAGTCGACGAATTACGGCCACTTCGGGTGGCCTTTGACGTCGTGGTCCGATTTCTCGCAACGACTTCGGCGCCCAACGACGCTGAAGCCGCTACTTTGTTGGGGGAAGCCTTTAATAGCCAAGAAGATCGGGAGCTCTACATAAATAGACTTAGGGCTACCGATAATACTGCGTTTGAGTCTTTGGACAGAATACAAGTTCTTGTGGATGGTTTCACTCCCGCGGAGGAAGGATTTCAAGGAAGTAATGACAGTGGTGGTTCAAGTATGGGTATTATCATTGGGGCGGCCGTCGGCGGTATCGCGATTCTCGTGATAGCGGCACTGGCAGCATTCTTCGTCTTTCGCAATCGCGACAATCAGAACGACCGCGTCAATAAGAGACtctcggacgacgacgagcacATGCAAAATGACGCGCGAGAGCTTTACTCACCGCCCACAGAATCGGCCTCGCCCTTAGGCGCTGCCAACGAAATTTCCGTGGACCGGCAAGACGACGTCAGTACACTAGGGGATTCCATCTTGGCCGGCATGGCGGTATTGCAGGACGGCGAAGATGAAAGGACGGCCAGCATTGATGGTGGCTACGACTACGCACAAGAGCAATTTCGTGGCGACGGACCCTTGTCGGTCTCACGCGGTGAAAACTCCACAATGCTGTCGTCATACCCAAGCGTAGGACAAATGGGAGGGCCTTCTCTTATCGAGGACGACGCCTCGTTTGAAGAACTGTACGGGGACGTCGATGATACATCGCACCCAGATCGCTTCGAAGTCGATGTGCCACCCGGAAAACTCGGCATGGTAGTGGATACGCCCAATTATGGAATCCCACAGGTACACGCAATTAAAGAAGATAGTGTTTTGGTCGGGCGCGTAAAAGTCGGCGACCGACTAATGCACGTGGACTTGATCGATGTGACTCGAATGTCTGCCATTGAAGTGTCAAACTTGATCCATAAAAAATCGAAGAGTGCCCGGGTGCTCGGGTTTGCCCGAAAAGCATCGCCATCGAACGATCCGTATGCGCTATCGTAG
- a CDS encoding predicted protein — protein sequence MSDDDCEIDYKSVKASIDGNQDDAERGGDFPIRRSKGGCCGPESWKKWTWCGIVMILLITIVTIIPLSLQKLSSTEFGIEYTPYSKKLDDAAKTGGLHTGPPGFSFIKFPSTFLSEDLPRGTCVSQDGLRVDYKVTFQYQIMAENLLPAIFKYRNFATWSKAVSSAGTSAIQHTCSEFEISNFQNQRGVIQARMEDNLRDKLDGSAETGDPGVYALVIALQLQNVDIPEDYQKAVEEKQAAVEAIALAQNQRVQSITQANTALLSAREEARKINDTAVNEASIVLTKAGLQAEETTFAFVTEAEVLVGAKASFNLTTEGVLAYVSNRLYAQVPRLTVTSSEPARLSRKDEL from the coding sequence ATGAGTGACGACGATTGCGAAATTGATTACAAATCGGTCAAAGCCTCTATCGATGGCAACCAAGACGACGCCGAGCGCGGCGGCGACTTCCCCATACGTCGATCGAAGGGGGGATGTTGCGGCCCCGAGTcctggaagaaatggacctGGTGTGGAATAGTCATGATACTCCTCATCACGATTGTGACTATCATCCCCCTTTCCCTACAAAAGCTGTCTTCGACCGAGTTTGGAATCGAGTATACGCCGTACAGCAAGAAGCTGGACGACGCTGCCAAGACGGGCGGTCTGCACACGGGCCCGCCCGGTTTCTCCTTCATCAAATTTCCGTCCACATTCCTTTCGGAAGACTTGCCCCGCGGCACGTGCGTTTCCCAGGACGGCCTGAGAGTGGACTACAAGGTGACATTTCAGTACCAGATCATGGCCGAGAATTTGTTACCCGCTATTTTCAAATACCGAAACTTCGCAACGTGGAGCAAGGCCGTGTCGTCGGCTGGCACGAGTGCGATCCAACATACGTGCAGCGAATTCGAGATTTCCAACTTTCAAAACCAGCGCGGCGTGATCCAGGCGCGGATGGAAGACAACCTGCGCGACAAGCTGGACGGCTCAGCGGAAACCGGTGATCCGGGCGTATACGCATTGGTGATTGCCCTACAACTGCAAAACGTGGACATTCCGGAGGACTATCAGAAagccgtggaagaaaagcaggCGGCTGTCGAAGCCATTGCTCTTGCCCAAAATCAGCGCGTGCAATCCATCACTCAGGCCAATACAGCGCTCTTAAGCGCCCGCGAAGAAGCGCGTAAGATCAACGATACGGCCGTGAACGAAGCGTCCATTGTCCTGACGAAAGCCGGTTTGCAAGCCGAAGAAACGACCTTTGCGTTCGTCACCGAGGCTGAGGTCCTTGTCGGGGCCAAAGCCAGTTTCAATCTCACGACTGAAGGTGTGTTGGCGTACGTGTCGAACCGCTTGTATGCGCAAGTTCCGCGACTTACAGTGACTTCCTCGGAACCGGCACGGTTGTCGCGCAAAGATGAGCTTTAG